In Deltaproteobacteria bacterium, the following are encoded in one genomic region:
- the mnmE gene encoding tRNA uridine-5-carboxymethylaminomethyl(34) synthesis GTPase MnmE — protein sequence MSLAREQTIAAVATPPGTGGIAIIRVSGPGVEAIARKLFRPRRPRRTFRNHHLYNGTIVSPATGGAIDEVLISIMRKPHSYTGEDVLEIHCHGGPFIVGAVLEEVFRAGARPAEPGEFTRRAFLNDRLDLAQAEAVGDLIAARTDQGRELALRHLSGALSDMVVRLKATLVDVLVHLETTIDFAEEEGHLPPMDEHTIRLCAMIDEIDTVLATWREGKVHRTGLAAVIAGKPNVGKSSLLNRFVGKRRAIVTEIPGTTRDFIEETVFVEGIAVRFIDTAGIRDSDEEIEREGMRFVWEKVSDADLVLVLFDGSIPLDHEDIEIIKRIGDRPVLAVINKSDLPAAFTDGQVRDILQDTEPLRISAKYGEGMDRLKKRIREAAIGHQHSVSIDLILGNLRHKLALERTRALVENALRGIEEGLSPELPALDVREALDALGEIVGETTTEEVLDRIFSTFCIGK from the coding sequence ACATTCCGGAACCATCACCTCTACAACGGCACCATCGTATCCCCGGCAACGGGGGGCGCGATCGACGAGGTGCTGATCAGCATCATGCGCAAACCCCACTCCTACACGGGTGAGGATGTGCTGGAAATCCACTGCCACGGCGGCCCCTTCATCGTCGGCGCCGTTCTTGAGGAAGTGTTCCGGGCCGGTGCCCGGCCGGCGGAACCGGGTGAATTCACCCGAAGGGCCTTTCTGAACGACCGGCTCGACCTCGCCCAGGCGGAAGCGGTGGGAGACCTCATCGCGGCCCGGACCGACCAGGGGCGGGAACTGGCGCTTCGCCACCTGTCGGGCGCCTTGTCCGATATGGTCGTCCGCCTGAAAGCCACCCTGGTCGATGTGCTGGTCCATCTCGAAACGACCATCGATTTCGCGGAGGAAGAGGGGCACCTGCCGCCCATGGATGAACATACCATCCGGCTTTGTGCCATGATCGATGAGATCGACACCGTTCTGGCGACCTGGCGCGAAGGAAAGGTCCACCGGACCGGTCTCGCTGCGGTCATCGCGGGCAAACCCAATGTGGGAAAATCAAGCCTGCTCAACAGGTTCGTCGGAAAGCGGCGGGCCATCGTCACGGAAATACCCGGAACAACAAGGGATTTCATCGAGGAAACGGTCTTCGTCGAAGGGATAGCGGTGCGCTTCATCGACACGGCGGGCATCCGCGACAGTGATGAAGAGATCGAACGGGAAGGCATGCGGTTCGTCTGGGAAAAAGTGTCCGATGCCGACCTCGTGCTCGTCCTTTTCGACGGAAGTATTCCTCTCGACCATGAAGACATTGAGATCATTAAAAGAATAGGTGACCGCCCCGTTCTGGCCGTCATCAACAAATCGGACCTGCCGGCGGCCTTCACGGACGGGCAGGTGCGAGACATCCTTCAAGATACCGAACCGCTTCGCATATCGGCAAAATACGGCGAGGGCATGGACCGTCTGAAAAAGCGCATCCGGGAAGCGGCGATCGGTCATCAACACAGTGTTTCAATAGACCTGATCCTGGGAAACCTCCGGCACAAGCTGGCACTTGAACGGACCAGGGCACTCGTCGAGAATGCCCTGCGGGGCATCGAAGAAGGCCTTTCACCGGAACTGCCCGCCCTCGACGTTCGGGAAGCGCTTGACGCCCTGGGCGAGATCGTGGGAGAAACGACGACGGAGGAGGTCCTGGACCGGATATTTTCGACGTTTTGTATAGGGAAGTAA
- a CDS encoding class I SAM-dependent methyltransferase, producing the protein MRSYGVSDYDAYWDKRFKDGHYQFTDVHRKIIEEVRALLGSGDARVLDCGVGPGHVFRELANRYEMYGIELSEKAFELYDFDTTRIRRCDLNGGLPEYPEKMDCIIASRIVHHLDDPAAFVRSVRDRLRDGGWFMGVIPNICYYHHRLKFLAGTFPPISGAHVNFQTGPDFENMVTVQGFTRHRLTTPKKTVRAWLWPTVFSQDLIYVFRKSG; encoded by the coding sequence ATGAGATCATACGGTGTCTCTGATTATGACGCTTACTGGGATAAGCGTTTCAAGGACGGGCACTATCAGTTCACTGATGTTCACCGGAAGATCATCGAAGAGGTCCGTGCCCTTCTCGGGTCGGGCGATGCCCGGGTCCTTGACTGCGGTGTCGGCCCCGGCCATGTGTTCCGCGAGCTTGCCAACCGGTACGAGATGTACGGCATCGAGCTTTCCGAAAAGGCCTTTGAGCTCTATGATTTTGACACAACGCGCATACGCCGGTGTGACCTGAACGGGGGCCTGCCCGAGTACCCCGAAAAGATGGACTGCATCATCGCCAGCAGGATCGTCCATCATCTCGACGATCCGGCGGCATTTGTGAGGAGTGTCCGAGACCGGCTCAGGGACGGCGGATGGTTCATGGGGGTCATTCCGAATATCTGCTACTATCATCACCGTCTGAAATTTCTGGCCGGGACGTTTCCGCCGATCTCCGGCGCCCATGTCAATTTCCAGACGGGCCCCGATTTTGAGAACATGGTGACGGTGCAGGGCTTCACCAGGCACCGGCTGACGACACCGAAAAAGACCGTCAGGGCATGGCTCTGGCCCACGGTTTTCAGCCAGGACCTCATCTATGTCTTCAGAAAAAGCGGATAG
- a CDS encoding histone deacetylase family protein: MKVIFHTDFYQSYTYDPAASSGRIEAVMQAFKGRVTIVEAVPALRADIAACHTETHIEHVRRQDLYDIAALAAGGAIQAAETGLSEPCFALIRPPGHHASAGSAWGFCYFSNMAIAISKLKREGKIRKAFILDFDLHFGDGTVNILGHSGYVDILNPSSSDRNAYLREVERALPDDADIIGISAGFDNHQLDWGGVLATEDYREMGRMVREASRKSGGGCFAILEGGYNHAILGGNVMALIEGMEE, from the coding sequence ATGAAGGTCATATTTCACACGGATTTCTACCAGTCCTACACCTACGATCCGGCGGCGTCTTCGGGTCGCATCGAGGCGGTCATGCAGGCGTTCAAGGGCCGGGTGACGATCGTGGAAGCGGTCCCCGCCCTGCGGGCGGATATCGCCGCCTGTCACACCGAGACCCATATCGAGCATGTCAGGAGGCAGGACCTCTATGATATCGCGGCCCTGGCCGCGGGCGGCGCGATCCAGGCCGCCGAGACGGGCCTTTCCGAGCCCTGTTTCGCCCTGATCAGGCCGCCGGGACACCATGCCTCGGCCGGGAGCGCCTGGGGATTCTGTTACTTCAGCAACATGGCCATCGCTATCTCGAAGCTGAAACGTGAAGGGAAGATCAGGAAGGCCTTCATCCTTGATTTCGACCTTCACTTCGGCGACGGCACCGTCAATATCCTGGGCCATTCCGGGTACGTGGATATCCTGAACCCCTCGTCATCGGACCGCAACGCCTATCTGCGGGAAGTGGAACGAGCCCTCCCCGATGATGCCGACATCATCGGGATATCGGCCGGCTTCGACAACCATCAGCTTGACTGGGGCGGCGTCCTCGCCACCGAGGACTACCGCGAGATGGGCCGTATGGTCAGGGAAGCGAGCCGGAAGAGCGGTGGCGGCTGCTTCGCCATCCTCGAGGGGGGATACAACCACGCTATCCTCGGTGGGAACGTGATGGCGCTCATCGAAGGAATGGAAGAATAA
- a CDS encoding ABC transporter ATP-binding protein: MSFIEARNISKTFGDIRAVEGLSLSVEKGEMFGLVGSDGAGKSTFLRMVATMIPPTDGGITIGGRDVVTSRDDIKRMIGYMPQRFGLYQDLTVGENMDFFMDIFGVSGAERRARKKRFLAFSNLSPFVDRLAGNLSGGMKQKLGLACVLVHQPEVLILDEPTNGVDPVSRKEFWDILFQMKRDGMTILISTAYLDEGEKCDRIALMHNSRVIDSGNPAVIRGDMPDLEEAIIHRIQQFDRDLAHDSFKF; the protein is encoded by the coding sequence ATGTCTTTCATTGAGGCGCGAAATATCAGTAAAACCTTCGGCGATATCCGTGCCGTAGAGGGCCTTTCCCTGTCCGTTGAGAAAGGGGAGATGTTCGGTCTCGTCGGTTCCGACGGTGCGGGAAAGTCCACCTTTCTTCGGATGGTGGCCACCATGATCCCGCCGACGGACGGCGGGATCACCATCGGCGGTCGCGACGTGGTCACCTCCCGTGATGACATCAAGCGGATGATCGGATACATGCCCCAGCGATTCGGCCTGTACCAGGACCTTACGGTCGGTGAGAACATGGATTTTTTCATGGATATCTTCGGCGTTTCCGGGGCTGAGCGCAGGGCCCGGAAAAAACGGTTTCTCGCATTTTCCAATCTCAGTCCCTTTGTGGATCGACTGGCGGGGAACCTGTCGGGCGGCATGAAACAGAAACTGGGGCTTGCCTGCGTCCTGGTCCACCAGCCGGAGGTCCTCATTCTCGACGAGCCCACGAACGGCGTCGACCCGGTTTCGCGCAAGGAATTCTGGGATATTCTGTTTCAGATGAAACGAGACGGCATGACCATACTGATCTCGACGGCATACCTGGACGAGGGTGAGAAGTGCGACCGGATTGCCCTGATGCACAACTCCCGGGTCATCGATTCGGGAAATCCCGCCGTTATACGGGGGGACATGCCCGATCTTGAGGAGGCGATCATTCACCGGATTCAGCAATTCGACAGGGACCTGGCACATGACAGTTTCAAATTCTGA
- a CDS encoding four helix bundle protein, which translates to MVKTFRDLLVWQKGMELVIRIYEITRCFPGEEIFGLKTQLRRSAVSIPSNIAEGFGRRTTGEYIRFLSISTGSLFELQTQLEIACSLNLLEESLFRKIDEKSRELERMLSVMIKKLKDRT; encoded by the coding sequence ATGGTAAAGACATTCAGAGATTTACTGGTCTGGCAGAAGGGGATGGAGCTGGTAATCAGGATATATGAGATCACGCGATGTTTCCCGGGTGAGGAAATATTTGGATTGAAGACACAATTGAGACGTTCCGCCGTTTCCATACCAAGTAATATTGCCGAGGGATTCGGCAGACGGACAACAGGTGAATACATCCGGTTTCTGTCAATATCGACGGGTTCACTGTTTGAACTTCAGACACAATTGGAGATTGCCTGTAGTCTCAATCTGCTGGAAGAATCGTTATTTCGCAAGATTGATGAGAAAAGCAGAGAATTAGAGAGAATGTTATCTGTCATGATCAAGAAGTTAAAAGATAGAACATAG
- a CDS encoding ABC transporter permease, whose amino-acid sequence MRLLRVREMVRKEFIQLFRDKRNRPILIIVPFIQLLIFGYVMTTDVRTVRVGFLDQSMTRESRMLFDTLNANRTFDVTFTPDRPSDLERRLLERKIDIAVKVPPDFSGRIRKGETAAVQVLTDGTRSHMSSMMIAYTTMVINDLNRKLLGELYPYRLQYGRIDARIRPWYNPDLYSRNFFVPGIVAFLIMILSLLFTSMAIVKEKEIGTMEQLIVTPITPADLILGKTIPYIIISIIQMCLVIVFAVFWFDIPLVGSVTLLFLGILLFLLSTLAIGLFVSTISSTQQQAMMTTFFFILPLFMLSGFVFPIENMPPLVRVLTYLNPARYILVIIRGIFLKGVGLSALWHQYLALTVLGLVLFNGAARRFRKRLD is encoded by the coding sequence ATGAGGTTGCTCCGGGTCCGGGAAATGGTGCGAAAAGAGTTCATCCAGCTGTTCAGGGACAAACGGAACCGCCCGATCCTTATTATTGTTCCCTTCATTCAACTGCTCATTTTCGGGTATGTCATGACCACCGATGTGCGGACCGTGCGGGTCGGGTTCCTTGATCAGTCGATGACCCGTGAAAGCCGCATGCTCTTCGATACACTGAACGCGAACAGGACCTTTGACGTCACCTTCACTCCCGACCGGCCCAGCGACCTGGAGCGCAGGCTGCTGGAGCGGAAGATCGATATCGCCGTCAAGGTGCCGCCCGACTTCAGCGGTCGCATCAGAAAGGGTGAAACGGCGGCGGTACAGGTCCTTACCGACGGGACCAGGAGCCACATGTCATCAATGATGATCGCCTACACGACCATGGTTATCAACGATCTCAACCGGAAACTCCTGGGAGAGCTGTATCCGTACCGCCTGCAGTACGGTCGGATCGACGCCAGGATACGGCCCTGGTACAATCCGGACCTCTACAGCCGGAATTTCTTCGTTCCCGGGATCGTGGCCTTCCTGATCATGATCCTTTCGCTGCTCTTCACTTCCATGGCAATTGTGAAGGAAAAGGAGATCGGCACGATGGAGCAGCTCATCGTGACGCCCATTACCCCCGCAGACCTGATCCTGGGGAAGACCATCCCCTATATCATTATTTCTATCATCCAGATGTGCCTGGTCATTGTCTTCGCCGTCTTCTGGTTCGACATCCCCCTGGTGGGAAGCGTGACCCTTCTTTTCCTGGGGATACTGCTCTTCCTGCTGAGCACGCTGGCCATCGGCCTCTTCGTGTCGACCATCTCTTCCACACAGCAACAGGCCATGATGACCACCTTCTTTTTCATTCTCCCCCTCTTCATGCTGAGCGGGTTCGTGTTTCCCATAGAGAACATGCCGCCGCTGGTCCGGGTGCTCACCTACCTGAACCCGGCGCGATACATCCTGGTCATCATCCGCGGGATATTCCTGAAAGGAGTGGGGCTCTCCGCCCTCTGGCACCAGTATCTCGCCCTGACCGTCCTGGGTCTGGTCCTCTTCAACGGCGCCGCCCGGCGGTTCAGGAAGAGGCTTGATTGA
- a CDS encoding ABC transporter ATP-binding protein — protein MTVSNSEAICVADLEKRFGDFTAVNKISFSVKRGEIFGFLGPNGSGKSTTIRMLCGLLTPTAGRGSVAGFDITTEPEKIKQSIGYMSQKFSLYEDMTPFENIRFYLGVYNVPPVQWRDRIGWVLEVARLSAVKDRLTRDLPTGWRQRLALGCALLHRPEILFLDEPTSGVDPLTRRHFWDFIGKLAGEGMTVFVTTHYMDEARNCERIVMLNEGIIVATGSPEEIVRETLPDTAGANLEDAFVALMAVK, from the coding sequence ATGACAGTTTCAAATTCTGAGGCCATCTGCGTTGCGGACCTTGAAAAACGGTTCGGCGATTTCACGGCGGTCAACAAGATCTCTTTTTCCGTGAAAAGGGGAGAGATCTTCGGCTTTCTGGGGCCGAACGGGTCGGGTAAATCGACCACCATCCGGATGCTCTGCGGCCTGCTTACCCCCACGGCGGGCCGGGGCAGCGTCGCGGGGTTCGATATCACCACGGAACCGGAGAAGATAAAACAGTCCATCGGCTATATGTCCCAGAAATTTTCACTCTATGAGGACATGACGCCCTTTGAGAACATAAGGTTCTACCTGGGGGTCTATAATGTTCCCCCGGTACAGTGGCGGGACCGGATAGGATGGGTCCTGGAAGTTGCCCGCCTGTCGGCGGTAAAGGACCGGCTCACGAGGGACCTTCCAACAGGATGGCGTCAGCGCCTCGCCCTGGGGTGCGCCCTGCTTCACCGACCCGAGATACTCTTCCTTGATGAACCTACATCCGGCGTTGACCCGCTCACACGCCGCCACTTCTGGGATTTCATCGGGAAACTGGCCGGGGAAGGGATGACGGTCTTCGTCACCACCCATTACATGGACGAAGCGCGGAACTGTGAACGGATCGTCATGCTCAACGAGGGCATCATCGTCGCAACGGGAAGCCCCGAAGAGATCGTCCGGGAAACCCTGCCGGACACCGCCGGGGCGAACCTGGAGGACGCCTTCGTGGCGTTGATGGCCGTGAAGTGA
- a CDS encoding ABC transporter permease, translating into MKRVRAVARKEFYHLIRDYRSLYLAFAIPLFLILLFGYALSLDVNNVTMAVLDHDKSPLSRDFTRHLDASPYFHVADHLSHEGQVDQYLDHGWATMVIIIPAGWSSRIHAGGDAQLQVLIDGSDPNTAGISMGYMTGFVERYNGALLSDFLNRQGLADIRPPVEGRIRVWFNEDLESTNFIIPGIIAVIIMIVGAMLTSLVIAREYENGTMETIRSIPLGAGEFFLGKAIPYFIIGMIDLLAAVFMGQVLFGVVMKSNFWLLVLASSIYLSVALSLGLMISIISKSLLVANIGAILTTFLPSILLSDFVFPVINMPKILQLITYIVPARYFIDIMNGLYLRGLGFSHLWTSYLVLTIMSLVLAMLTYEQLRKEGL; encoded by the coding sequence ATGAAACGAGTCAGGGCCGTCGCCAGGAAAGAATTCTACCACCTCATCCGGGATTACCGGAGCCTCTATCTCGCCTTCGCTATTCCCCTGTTCCTGATACTGCTCTTCGGCTATGCTCTCAGCCTGGACGTGAACAATGTGACGATGGCCGTCCTCGACCATGACAAGAGCCCACTCAGTCGCGATTTTACCAGGCACCTCGATGCCTCCCCCTATTTTCATGTTGCCGATCACCTCTCCCATGAGGGACAGGTCGATCAGTATCTCGATCACGGGTGGGCCACCATGGTCATCATAATCCCCGCCGGCTGGTCATCACGGATCCATGCCGGCGGCGACGCCCAGCTTCAGGTGCTGATCGACGGGAGCGATCCGAACACGGCCGGCATATCGATGGGATACATGACGGGCTTCGTGGAGCGGTATAACGGGGCGCTTCTCTCCGATTTCCTCAACCGGCAGGGCCTGGCCGATATCCGGCCGCCCGTGGAGGGCAGGATACGGGTATGGTTCAACGAGGACCTGGAAAGCACGAATTTCATCATTCCCGGCATTATCGCCGTTATCATCATGATCGTCGGCGCCATGCTGACCTCCCTGGTGATTGCCCGGGAATATGAGAACGGGACGATGGAAACGATCCGTTCCATCCCGCTCGGTGCCGGGGAGTTCTTTCTCGGCAAGGCGATTCCCTACTTCATCATCGGCATGATCGACCTGCTGGCCGCCGTTTTCATGGGGCAGGTCCTTTTCGGCGTCGTCATGAAATCGAATTTCTGGCTCCTGGTCCTCGCCTCGTCCATCTATCTTTCCGTCGCCCTGAGCCTGGGCCTCATGATATCCATTATCAGCAAATCACTGCTCGTCGCCAATATCGGCGCCATCCTCACGACCTTTCTGCCGTCGATCCTGCTGTCCGACTTTGTCTTTCCCGTCATCAACATGCCGAAAATATTGCAGCTCATTACCTATATCGTGCCAGCGCGGTATTTCATCGACATAATGAACGGCCTCTATCTGCGGGGCCTGGGGTTCTCCCATCTGTGGACCAGTTACCTGGTCCTGACGATCATGTCTCTCGTTCTCGCCATGCTGACCTATGAACAGCTCAGAAAGGAGGGACTCTGA
- a CDS encoding class I SAM-dependent methyltransferase, whose translation MILSRNNGTYYKQIGYSRWISYYWQMQYISECRPGSILELGVGDGIMSSILRDMGYSILTCDISRDVAADVTADIRALPFRDASFDLVASFQVLEHLEYDHFSPCLRSFHRIAGKHVLLSLPQGRKYFDFRVHLPWMKKDAYFGMFRDMQRYPPYERPAGRSHYWEIGVRGYPLKRIVADMERAGFRIAVNRSIPQNVYHRFFILEKK comes from the coding sequence ATGATCCTCTCAAGGAACAACGGCACGTACTACAAGCAGATCGGATACAGCCGGTGGATCAGTTACTACTGGCAGATGCAGTATATTTCCGAGTGCCGGCCGGGCAGCATCCTTGAGCTGGGTGTCGGTGACGGCATCATGTCTTCCATCCTGCGGGACATGGGATATTCCATCCTCACCTGCGATATTTCACGGGACGTCGCCGCCGATGTCACGGCGGACATCAGGGCCCTACCGTTCAGGGACGCGTCCTTCGATCTGGTCGCTTCATTTCAGGTGCTGGAACACCTGGAATACGACCATTTTTCCCCCTGCCTGCGATCCTTCCACCGGATAGCCGGGAAGCATGTTCTCCTGTCGCTTCCCCAGGGAAGAAAATACTTCGATTTCAGGGTACATCTGCCATGGATGAAGAAAGACGCCTATTTTGGTATGTTCAGGGATATGCAGCGGTATCCCCCCTATGAGAGGCCGGCTGGACGGAGTCACTACTGGGAGATCGGCGTTCGGGGGTATCCGCTGAAGAGGATCGTGGCGGATATGGAGCGTGCCGGATTCCGCATTGCCGTCAATCGTTCCATACCGCAGAATGTATATCACCGGTTCTTTATACTGGAGAAGAAATGA
- a CDS encoding efflux RND transporter periplasmic adaptor subunit, giving the protein MKKRLIFIAVIVLLVGVGILVYQGQQKTNSKADLYSGVVEATRSQLSFQVSGKIVQVYVDEGSAVRQNEMLAELDDAEYRAGVDQARANVETAVNRVTQLESVFSLYEKTLPADVARAKAGVESAGAVLEEARRNRDRYASLLERNVVSPRDWETVVLHFETSRAQRAEAEAILRQAESNLQRLDTAKKEIEMARAQLQAARAALESAEIHLRQTRLRAPFDGIITSRNIELGEVVAPSREVLTLSDLSTVELKIFVDETRIGTVKPGQAVDVTIDTFAGKIYRGTVSFISPEGEFTPKVIQTHKERVKLVYLVKVLIPNPDLELKTGIPADAILK; this is encoded by the coding sequence TTGAAAAAGCGGCTCATCTTTATTGCTGTCATCGTTCTTCTGGTGGGTGTCGGGATCCTTGTCTATCAGGGGCAACAGAAAACCAATTCCAAAGCCGACCTTTACTCGGGTGTCGTCGAGGCGACACGTTCCCAGCTCTCGTTTCAGGTGAGCGGAAAGATCGTCCAGGTATACGTGGACGAAGGCTCCGCGGTACGGCAAAACGAGATGCTGGCGGAGCTTGACGATGCCGAGTACCGTGCCGGCGTCGACCAGGCGCGGGCGAACGTGGAGACCGCGGTGAACCGGGTGACCCAGCTTGAATCCGTTTTTTCCCTCTACGAGAAAACCCTGCCCGCCGATGTGGCCCGGGCGAAGGCGGGGGTTGAGAGCGCCGGTGCCGTACTTGAAGAGGCACGCAGGAACCGGGATCGGTACGCCAGTCTTCTGGAACGGAATGTCGTTTCCCCCCGGGACTGGGAAACGGTGGTTCTCCATTTTGAAACGTCCCGGGCGCAGCGTGCCGAGGCGGAAGCGATACTGCGTCAGGCCGAGAGCAACCTGCAGCGGCTTGATACAGCGAAAAAGGAGATAGAAATGGCCAGGGCACAGCTGCAGGCGGCCCGTGCGGCGCTTGAGTCAGCGGAGATCCACCTGCGGCAGACCCGCCTGAGGGCACCCTTCGACGGTATCATTACCAGCAGGAACATCGAGCTCGGGGAAGTGGTCGCTCCGTCGCGGGAAGTGCTGACCCTTTCCGACCTCTCCACGGTGGAGTTGAAGATATTCGTTGATGAAACCCGCATAGGAACGGTCAAACCCGGCCAGGCCGTGGATGTCACCATAGACACCTTTGCGGGAAAAATCTACCGGGGCACGGTTTCCTTCATTTCCCCCGAGGGGGAATTCACGCCCAAGGTCATCCAGACCCACAAGGAACGGGTCAAGCTGGTCTATCTCGTGAAAGTGCTCATCCCGAACCCCGACCTGGAGCTCAAGACAGGAATCCCGGCGGATGCGATCCTGAAGTGA